In Euphorbia lathyris chromosome 10, ddEupLath1.1, whole genome shotgun sequence, a single genomic region encodes these proteins:
- the LOC136209350 gene encoding lignin-forming anionic peroxidase-like: MAKTAVLILILLLLNMVACHAKLSSDYYSKSCPKALTTIRNSINTAIARERRMAASLIRLHFHDCFVQGCDASVLLDETSSIQSEKTAIQNLNSARGFEVISKAKSEVEKICPGVVSCSDILAVAARDASVYVGGPSWSVKVGRKDSTTASRNLASADLPKFTDSVRVLIFRFERKGLSARDMVALSGSHTLGQAQCATFRGRIYNETNIDAGFASTRRRGCPSVGGDSNLAALDLLTPNSFDNNYFKNLVQKKGLLHSDQVLFSGGSTDDMVLEYSKNRAKFNSDFASAIVKMGNLINPSARQIRKICSAVN; encoded by the exons atggccaAAACAGCAGTCTTAATTTTGATATTGTTGCTGCTGAATATGGTGGCATGCCATGCTAAGCTGAGCTCTGATTATTACTCAAAATCATGTCCAAAAGCACTCACTACTATTCGAAATTCAATCAACACTGCAATTGCACGAGAACGAAGAATGGCTGCCTCTCTTATTCGTCTACATTTTCATGATTGCTTCGTTCAg GGTTGTGATGCCTCAGTTTTACTAGACGAGACATCATCAATACAGAGCGAAAAGACTGCAATTCAAAACTTGAATTCGGCCAGAGGTTTTGAAGTCATTTCAAAAGCCAAATCTGAAGTGGAGAAGATATGCCCTGGCGTTGTTTCTTGTTCTGATATTCTCGCCGTAGCGGCAAGAGATGCCTCCGTATAT GTGGGAGGTCCATCTTGGAGTGTAAAGGTTGGAAGAAAGGATTCAACAACTGCAAGTAGAAATCTAGCCTCTGCCGATCTTCCTAAGTTTACAGACAGTGTAAGAGTACTCATTTTTCGTTTTGAAAGGAAAGGTCTTTCTGCTAGAGACATGGTTGCTTTGTCAGGTTCTCATACACTTGGCCAAGCTCAATGCGCAACATTTCGCGGTAGGATTTATAATGAAACCAACATTGATGCTGGATTTGCCTCCACTCGCCGACGTGGCTGTCCTTCTGTAGGAGGTGATTCAAATTTGGCTGCACTTGATTTGTTGACTCCAAATTCATTTGACAACAATTATTTTAAGAATTTAGTACAAAAGAAAGGACTTCTTCATTCTGATCAGGTTCTTTTCAGCGGTGGTTCTACTGATGATATGGTTCTCGAATACAGCAAAAATCGTGCCAAATTTAACTCCGATTTTGCCTCTGCCATAGTCAAGATGGGAAATCTTATTAATCCATCTGCTCGACAGATACGGAAAATCTGCAGTGCTGTTAACTAG